The Meleagris gallopavo isolate NT-WF06-2002-E0010 breed Aviagen turkey brand Nicholas breeding stock chromosome 25, Turkey_5.1, whole genome shotgun sequence genomic interval GCAGCTTTTTGTACTCCTCAGTTCCCACTGCCACATAGTAGTTGCCATTCACCAGTTCCTCCCCACTGGACACCAGTGTGCCATCCAGCCTGCAGAGCCTCAGGAAAGAGACAGCAAAAGATTCAGAGCAGTATAAGGGGAAGTCGCAAGATAGAGAACAGCCCCTCAGTGTGGAAGCAAACAAGTGCAAAGTGGTAAACGAGACCAAGATAAGAGCAAAGGACATTGATGTTATCATTGATTTAAAGATgggaaaactgaaaagcaaattaaattgcCAAAGCATGCTAGAAGCATCTAAACTCCTGGTCCTGCACATTAGTAAGTGCTGCCTGTGTTCCTGGGCATGATGAAAGACGACCCAGCGGTGCCTTGCCCAGATACCCACCTGTTAACAGCTCCACTGCACAGATCAGCTTTCTCTGTCAGCATAGCCAGGAGTGTGTCCCACTGCCAGAAAGTGCTCTTGGAAATCGTCAGTTGGAAAGGAGGGCTCAACAAATCCCCATTCCGAAAAACACTACAGCAGAAACGATCCAAAGCGTGCCACAAGGCAGTGTgagcagaaatgttttattagcAGTTGTGAAGACATCAACTCTCTGCCCCTGGTGTCACTAGACAGCTTGAGATCTGTAACTGAACTACGGGCATTTCTGTTCAGTTTCCTCTGATGAGGTGGTATGtggaagagaggggaaaaagaaacgTGTTCATGCAGTACTTATAACAAATAGCTCTGATAGGAGGAGGGAACTGTTCCTGTGGGGGCAgcgttcaggttggatattagggagaCCATCTCCAAGAGAGGGGTCAGGCACTGaaacgggctgcccagggaggtggctgagtcaccatccctagaaGTGTTCATGAGATGTGTAGATGTAGTACTGGGGAACATGacttagtggggaaatactggtggtaggtgggcagttggactagatgatcatagtagtcttttccagccttaatgattctatgattctcagaATCTCACACAGAAATTCCCTTCTTCAGCTTCCAAAATGCTCCCAAATACCTTCCCAGGAGAAAGCACTGAGGCACTTACTGTACTGTAAGGTGGGTGGGATTCTGCTGTCGCACTGCAGTGTTGTTTGGCTTCCAGGGGGCTGTGGTGCAGGTCTAGAGAAAAATTCAGTGCACAAAAACAGACAGCTCTGGCACAAAGCTTCCCAGAGCTGTTCCATCTTCTTCATCAGGCAGGAGGTGCCTaccctgcctgcagcttgctgctgctAGGTGGGGTTTGTTGTCAGCAACATGAAGGCCTGGAGAGGTTCTTCACATACTTGAGTGCATTCCAGAACCTCTGAGCAGATCCTTCTTCCCTTCACCGTTAAGCAGCCCCTGCATCGTTTCACACATCATCCTACTGATTCCTGTGTCATTATCACAGGATCTCTGCTGGACACATTGCAGCCTTAAATCTCAACTTTTGTTACACCAGTGCCAGCTCTCGGCCATCCCTCCTAACTCAGTCTGTGTTCTTGCCTGTCCACACTCAGCTCAGTCTCACCTGCACACTGTTGCTGCTGTCTGTCCCACGGAGCTCCTTCCTTCCATGATTTAAATAGCTATAAGAACAAGAGATGACACTGCAGCGTACCAACCAGGCCATGACTAAAGAGCAGTGAGAAAATGACTGCTTTGTCTTGATTCATTGCCATGTTTATTATTTGGGTCACATTTAAAATCCTCCATGTACTTCATCTCATGAGCTTCCACAATTAAAGCCTATTTAAGAAATCCCAGTCAAACACAGACCAAGACATCCAGaacattttattcctttgaGCTAAACAATGATAAGGCTCCAAGGACTGACTGCTGTTACAAGGACTGACTACTGCTTAATCCAGCCTGGACCACCTCAACAGGATGCAATACGTCAGGGAGCCAAATTCACCCAACACACAGCTCACACATTCCCTCAAGACTGAAGCGACGCCATGAATCTCTTGGCCCTCTGTATTTCAGGATGAACCTAAACAGATCTACTTCAAAAAgaactagaaaacaaaagaaacctcCACTAAACCAAAGAAACAATACTTATCAGGGCGGAAACTGTGGCTGGCAACTCTGCTAGAACCTCCCACACACCACAAAACAAGTGCCTGCGAGGCAAAGCAGCACCAATCACACACAGCCAGCTGGAGACTGCACCTCTCCCCcaccatgttttctttcaagagTCAGTGACCTTGTCAGGAATATGTGTATTTCCCAAGCAACCTGAAATACATCCAGTAAATTCCACTAGGAAAAGAAACTAATCtctctatatttttctttgggtTTGCTTCATTTTTACCTATTtacccttccccccccccattACACCTCAAAATATCTAGAACTGCTTACCAAACCCAGAGACAAAAGGGCCATCTACTCACTCAAGCCTTTTGAACTTTTCAAAGCCTGCAGCCACGTACTGGCACCCATCCTGCAGGTCAGCCAGCTCAGCAACGCGACGGCCATGCTTGGGTGTGTAAAGATTCCTCACAGCCAAGGGTGCATGAATGCTCTTGGTCACCTCGTTCAGAAATGCCTCAAAGGTCAGGAACTGCCGCTGGTTCACTACAAACTTCCTCCCGTGGAAGAAGGGGTCACCGTTGCGATACACCACCACGTTCTTGGCTGGACGAGCCAGAGCAAAGCCATGGGAGCTCATTCCCCATGGGTCAGAGAGGCAGACAGACcaacacagagcacagaggagAGCTCCAGCAGGTCTCCCACTGAGCCTACGCCCTTCTGACCAGCCGCCTTTGTGTTCTGCTGTCCCTCTTCATCAGTCCCCTGAGCAACTGTCTGTCAccatggctgcagcaggaggaagttGTGGGCCAGGCTGAAACAACCTGCAAATACTGCCATCTGAGAACCAGGAACCACACAGCTTTTTAAACCTCACCCCATGCTAACTACCATGGCCACCATGTTCAAATGAAGCAGTTCAGAGGTGCAGTGCCAGTATCTTTGGTCATCCAGAGTAGCAATACCCTGAAGCTGTCACCCCCTTGCCAGCACTTGCTACCTGCATGAAACGTGCAGCAGGTTTCCATTCTGCACATGATGGACAAACATCCACACCACGGCAGATATGCTGCCCCTTGCACTGAACTGGTTGCCCTGGATCAAAACAGGCACTTGGAGATCCCAGACATTGCAGAGTGGTGATGTACAGAAAAATACCGTTCACATACTGGTGCACATCACCCACAGCTGAGTGGAGGAGAAGTTAATCCTACAGATTCAAAGCACCTGTGGCCTTCAGGCATTTTAATTCCACCACAAACAACAAACTGGTCAAAGTGGAACTATTGTGACAATTTTCCCAGCCTCAATTTACCCTAAGGATGGGTTCTTGTGGAGGGAGAACTTCCTCCAAGACAGATAACCTCCTTAGAGTCAAAGCGTCACTTAGTTCCTGCTTTGATGAAATattcacatttaaaagaaacaaaagtctTTTGCCACATGAATCTGATTAGGAGAACATCAGCTCACAGAGTTGAAGTTCCCTTAGGGTGCTGCTGTCTGTGAAATCATGTTGTGACTTTGGTGCTGCGGCTCCTCTGCTGCACCACAGCAGTGCAAAACATCCCACATGCTCAGGAATGCCTTCTTAGCTGTCAGGAGACTCCAGCCTCTGTTTCAGCTTCAGGTActacatgagaaagaaaatcaaatgttaGCAATTAGATCTCAGAGACCCAGAAGCAGGAAAGCACCTGCAGTTTAGCCAAAGTCATCACACTTGGCCAGAAGATTCACATGAACTGCACCTTAACCAATGCAAAAAAGCAGCTTGCTAAGTTAAGTTTCTGTATTACACAGGCACAATACTTATCAAATAGCAGTGTCTCTCTAGCAGGACAGAAGCTTACAGCCAGATCTAAACAacttctgcttccctttttcattttttcccctctctctctctaactttaaaaaaaaggacactGCCATCACCTGATCCAACCCCGAGGAAACCAAACCACCACCACCCAGCCTCTCATCCCATCACAGATGGAACCCCTCCGACCAAGAGGCAAAAACAAGCCCTTACATTTTTACGGCTGTCAATAGCTTGTTGCAACCACAGCAGCTCCATGATCAAGTGATTCCTGAAGGACTGGAGGCCAGGCCGAGTCTGGGGAAGCTCCTTTACATCCACAAGTGGAATTTCTGCAAAGAATTGGAAGAAGCTACTGCTAGAATACTTAAATCGCATctttctctcctgcagtgagAGATTCTGACCTCTCCAGTACATTCTCAAGGGTTCGACTCTCCAAAGACCTACTTCACCACTTGCATGTGGTTATTCAAACCACACACCAGAATACCACACTGCAGGGACTGCTGTCTCTTACCCAGGCAGGCTTTGAGGGAGCCTGGTTCCAGGTCACTGCTGTCCCATACAGATGAAATGCTGCTGGTGTTCTGCCACTCCTTGCTCTCTGCTGGGACACTGCAccttttttcagtgcttttacCTGTGACAGCCCCTAGATTTGCAGAGCTTGCTACATTGCATTCACCCACAGAACTCAGTTCTTTCTCGCTTTGCAGCTGGGCTGTAGGTTTCACGCTACTGCTGGAGCCCCAATCCCGTTCTGGTTCGGGAACATCCGgttcctgctgtgttttctctgtgctCTCCTTGTCACTTGATACAGCTTCTTGCACAGGTGAGCACTTCTCTTTCACTGGCTTCTAGGAgacaaaagtgaaaaacagacaGANNNNNNNNNNNNNNNNNNNNNNNNNNNNNNNNNNNNNNNNNNNNNNNNNNNNNNNNNNNNNNNNNNNNNNNNNNNNNNNNNNNNNNNNNNNNNNNNNNNNTGCCGCTCACGATTTCCCCTTTCTCCCTCCAGCCGCCATGGAGTTCTCCGAGCTGATCAAAACGGCGACGGTGGAGAGCGTGCTGCTGTCGTGCGCGGGGCAACCGGCGGTGAAGGGCACTCTGTGCATCACCAGCCACCACCTGCTGCTCTCTTCCTGCCCCGGCGGCGAAGGGCAGCCCAGCGCCGTGGAGCTCTGGCTGCTCATCCGCAACGTGGACGCCGTGGAGAAGAGGTCGGTCCTTTCCCACCGCCCTGTGCCCCCTCTTCGTCCCGTCCCCGGTGGGGGTGATCCCCCGCTGCCCTCCCGGCACCGCGGagcctcctccctcctcctcctccccgtGGCTCGTGGCAGTGGGCATTgacctcctcttctcctccgTGCCCCAGAGTGCAGAATGTAGGCTGGTATCAGCCACCCCGCAGCGGCGGCTCCCCGCGGGATGACAGGTTTGGCTTTAGGTGCTCTCAGCTTCTCCGGCTTGCCCGGCAGTGCCCGGCCTCACGCAGCTCTGTGGGGCAAGGATGGCTGCTCGGAGGGGAGCTGGCGGGAGTCACAGCTTCAGGCACACCGGGAGCCCCGCACAGTGCTGTGCCCTTCTCAGCCCCCCCCGGACAGAGGGCAGCTCCGTGCTGTCTGCGTGCACGGCCCCTCCTGCCCTGACCCCGCTGCCCTCCCCAGGCTGGCCGGCTCCTCCGGCACCATCACGCTGCGCTGCAAGGACCTGAaggtgctgcagctggagatCCCGGGCATGGAGGAGTGCCTGAACATCGCCAGCTCCATCGAGGTGAGCCGTGCCGGGATGCAAAGGGTTGGCAGGAGCAGGTGGCTGCCTACGGTGTTTGCTCTGGGTCTGCCATTAACGTGGGTAAACACtcagctgctgggctgtgttTGCATGGGGCACCCGAGCTGCCAAGCCTTGTGAGAGGGAGGAAGGATGGGGTTTGCAGAGAGGACATTCCCATTCCCAGccttcccccagctctgctctgctgtgctgcaggcccTCTCCTCGGTGGACTCTGTGATGATGATGTATCCCTTCTTCCACCGGCCTCAGAGCCTGCGGCTGGAGGAGGGGTGGCCGCGGCTCCCCATGGAGCAGCACTTCCAGCAAATCGCCACGCAGGTGGGCCTTGGGGGGGAGGTGGTGTTGTCACATCTCACCCGtaaggggagggagggggtgaCCGGATTGGTCCTTTACACCTGGCTGGGGTGCGGGGGGAGGCAGCCCCCCCTCCCACCTTCACATCTCCCCCAGACCACCCAGTGGCGGCTGAGCGACGTGAACCAGGACTTCGCCGTCTGCGCCACGTACCCTCCGGCTGTCATCGTGCCGGCGGCCGTGAGCGAGGAGACCCTGCGGAGGGCAGCCCGGTTCCGGCAGGGCGGGCGCTTCCCCGTCCTCAGCTACTATCACACCAGGAACGGCACCGTGAGTCCGCATCCCCGCCCCATCCCCGCGCCTCCCACCCCGATGCCCCGCAGGCGATGTCCTCAGCCCCCTCCCCGCAGGCGATGCTCCGCAGCGGGCAGCCGCTGACCGGCCCCAACCGCAAGCGCTGCCCCGAGGATGAGATGCTGCTGGGGTCGGTGCTGGACGAGGGCGAGCGGGGCTTCATCATCGACACGCGCTCAGCCCAGACGGCCAAACAGGCGCGGATGACGGGAGGCGGCACGGAGCCCAAATCCTCGTACCCGCAGTGGAAGAGGCTGCATCGGCCGCTGGAGCGGTGAGGGCTGTGCTGAAGTTCTCCGCTCCGGCCCCAGAAGCAGACTCACAGCCCTCACCAGGCCgtccttcccctctcctcctccctttccAGTGGCCGCCCGCTGCAGGAGAGCTTCATCAAGCTGGTGGAGGCCTGCAACGACGCTTCGCTGGGCATGGACCGCTGGCTGGGCCGGCTGGAGAGCTGCCGCTGGCTGAGCCACGTTAAGGCGGCCCTCAGCACGGCCTGTTTGGCTGCGCAGTGCCTGGACAGGTAGGGGGCTGCCTCCCCACGTCCCTCCCGTCCCCCCGAGTCGACGCACAGAGTGCAGCTGGCAGAGCCCTGGCTGTGCCCCCAGGGAGGAGAGCTGCGTGCTGGTGCACGGAGCAGAGGGCACAGACACCACGCTGCTGGTGACAGCGCTGGCGCAGGTGATCCTGGATCCAGGCTGCCGCACACTGAAGGGcttccaggagctgctggagagggagTGGATCCAGGTGAGGGGCAGAAGGAGCTGAGGCGGGGGTCCCGTGGTCCCCTGCAGTCCTGTTACCACTGCCATGGGGTCCTGCAGGCTGGCCATCCCTTCCACCTGCGCTGTGCCCGCTCTGCCTACTCACACGCGCGGCTGAAGCAGGAGGCACcgctcttcctcctcttcctcgaCTGCGTGTGGCAGCTGAGCCGGCAGTTCCCCTTCTCGCTGGAGTTCAGCGAGGGGCTGCTCCTCACCCTCTTTGACAACGCCTACGCCTCCGACTATGGCACTTTCCTCTGCAACAATGAGAAGGAGAGGCAAGTGGCAGGGAGGTGGGGACAGCAGTGCCCCATCTGCATTGTGCCCCAGAGCAGACCCCTGGGTCACCGTCCCGGGTCAGTCCCAGGGACTGAAGCACATCTCTGTTCTCCTGCAGGTGTCTGTGCAAAGTGAAGGAGAGCACGCACTCCCTCTGGGCCTGGCTGGACCAGcctgaggagaggaagaagtaCCTGAACCCCCTCTACTCGCCCAACCCGCTGGTCATCTGGCCCTCAGTGGAGCCCCAGAGCATCCAGCTGTGGCAAGGTATGGCGGGTGCAGCCCTTGGGCTTTCCCAGCCCATCTGGGTTGCATGCTtgtccctcctgcagcaggacaCCGCCGAGGTGACGCAGCCCCTTGTCCCCTAGGTTTGTTCTTTCGCTGGATCCGCTCATCCCAGTACCTGGATGAGGCGTGGGCAGAGATATGGCAGTTGGTGGAGGGCAGCAACACGGCTGTCAAGGAGAGCACAGAGAACAGACTGAGCCGCTCGCTTTCCGACCCCGCTGCCCGGCTGGAGAACGAAAGATGAGCGGCAGCACGAGCACCACGTCCTGGAGATCATCCCCCATCACCAGGGCTGATGCACCAAGGCAGTGCTGCGGCTCTGCAGGAAGCGCTGTGCGGGACACACACCCTGCAGAGCCCCGAGGagcctgcacagagcagagctgtagGGCCATCCCTGGGAGAGGGGGACGGACTCAAGCGAGCTTCCTGTCAGCCACGCAGCCTGAGCACATCACAGTAAAGTGGTCTCTCTCTCACAGTTTGCTCCTGCTTTCCATGTGTGTTCTCTGgccagagctgggctgttcctgctctgctccGTGGTGGGATTTCAGCAGCTCTCGTACCTGGACCTGGCAGCAGGACGCCCAAGTGCCCAGCAGCTCTTGCTGCAATGTATCTGGCCCGTGGGCCCTGCCCTGTGCCCAAGGTGTGGTTGGCACAGCAAAGTCTAAGCAGCAGAACACACTAAGCCCACGCCATTAGTCTCTCCATAAAGGGCATGCTGGCTGCAGGTTGTGTTGTATCAGTCGCTCCAAGCTGGAAGCCAGCCTGGGAGATCTGCCCTTGAACCCAGTTtcaaggaaggaaggacagaaaCCACCCCTCCAGCCAGCAAGACAGAGGGACGGGGTCTGGAAGGATGAGGATTTGCAACACAACCCTCCTAGTGCAGGAAATAACTGTTCCATGAGGAAAGTTGGCTCAGAGTCCGCCcagcaaataaacaaagcaCTTGAACTGAGCACATGTCTGGCAACTGTATTTCCAAGCTGTTTGCAGATCCAGCACTGCTAGGTCTGGACTTCAACAATAGCATCTCAGCACTGGGAAAGAGCTAACGTGTGCCTGGGTGAGGACAGAGGCACAGGGAGtaccagcactgctgtctgctgctAGGCAGAGAGCAAGACACTGACAACAGAGCAGGGAAAGCAAAACAGTCATGTTAATTTTGTCCCAGTCCAAAAGAATAGAGGCACTTTTCCTTGCGTTCAGAAaagatttctattta includes:
- the DCDC2B gene encoding doublecortin domain-containing protein 2B isoform X1 gives rise to the protein MSSHGFALARPAKNVVVYRNGDPFFHGRKFVVNQRQFLTFEAFLNEVTKSIHAPLAVRNLYTPKHGRRVAELADLQDGCQYVAAGFEKFKRLDYLNHGRKELRGTDSSNSVQTCTTAPWKPNNTAVRQQNPTHLTVHVFRNGDLLSPPFQLTISKSTFWQWDTLLAMLTEKADLCSGAVNRLCRLDGTLVSSGEELVNGNYYVAVGTEEYKKLPYLELLVPQDSVCRTLWHGLQASHKLLSQGKGMTTVLKMKSTA
- the LOC100547702 gene encoding myotubularin-related protein 9-like isoform X2 encodes the protein MEFSELIKTATVESVLLSCAGQPAVKGTLCITSHHLLLSSCPGGEGQPSAVELWLLIRNVDAVEKRLAGSSGTITLRCKDLKVLQLEIPGMEECLNIASSIEALSSVDSVMMMYPFFHRPQSLRLEEGWPRLPMEQHFQQIATQTTQWRLSDVNQDFAVCATYPPAVIVPAAVSEETLRRAARFRQGGRFPVLSYYHTRNGTAMLRSGQPLTGPNRKRCPEDEMLLGSVLDEGERGFIIDTRSAQTAKQARMTGGGTEPKSSYPQWKRLHRPLERGRPLQESFIKLVEACNDASLGMDRWLGRLESCRWLSHVKAALSTACLAAQCLDREESCVLVHGAEGTDTTLLVTALAQVILDPGCRTLKGFQELLEREWIQAGHPFHLRCARSAYSHARLKQEAPLFLLFLDCVWQLSRQFPFSLEFSEGLLLTLFDNAYASDYGTFLCNNEKERCLCKVKESTHSLWAWLDQPEERKKYLNPLYSPNPLVIWPSVEPQSIQLWQGLFFRWIRSSQYLDEAWAEIWQLVEGSNTAVKESTENRLSRSLSDPAARLENER
- the DCDC2B gene encoding doublecortin domain-containing protein 2B isoform X2, which produces MSSHGFALARPAKNVVVYRNGDPFFHGRKFVVNQRQFLTFEAFLNEVTKSIHAPLAVRNLYTPKHGRRVAELADLQDGCQYVAAGFEKFKRLDYLNHGRKELRGTDSSNSVQTCTTAPWKPNNTAVRQQNPTHLTVHVFRNGDLLSPPFQLTISKSTFWQWDTLLAMLTEKADLCSGAVNRLDGTLVSSGEELVNGNYYVAVGTEEYKKLPYLELLVPQDSVCRTLWHGLQASHKLLSQGKGMTTVLKMKSTA
- the LOC100547702 gene encoding myotubularin-related protein 9-like isoform X1 is translated as MEFSELIKTATVESVLLSCAGQPAVKGTLCITSHHLLLSSCPGGEGQPSAVELWLLIRNVDAVEKRVQNVGWYQPPRSGGSPRDDRLAGSSGTITLRCKDLKVLQLEIPGMEECLNIASSIEALSSVDSVMMMYPFFHRPQSLRLEEGWPRLPMEQHFQQIATQTTQWRLSDVNQDFAVCATYPPAVIVPAAVSEETLRRAARFRQGGRFPVLSYYHTRNGTAMLRSGQPLTGPNRKRCPEDEMLLGSVLDEGERGFIIDTRSAQTAKQARMTGGGTEPKSSYPQWKRLHRPLERGRPLQESFIKLVEACNDASLGMDRWLGRLESCRWLSHVKAALSTACLAAQCLDREESCVLVHGAEGTDTTLLVTALAQVILDPGCRTLKGFQELLEREWIQAGHPFHLRCARSAYSHARLKQEAPLFLLFLDCVWQLSRQFPFSLEFSEGLLLTLFDNAYASDYGTFLCNNEKERCLCKVKESTHSLWAWLDQPEERKKYLNPLYSPNPLVIWPSVEPQSIQLWQGLFFRWIRSSQYLDEAWAEIWQLVEGSNTAVKESTENRLSRSLSDPAARLENER
- the IQCC gene encoding IQ domain-containing protein C; the encoded protein is MAKPVKEKCSPVQEAVSSDKESTEKTQQEPDVPEPERDWGSSSSVKPTAQLQSEKELSSVGECNVASSANLGAVTGKSTEKRCSVPAESKEWQNTSSISSVWDSSDLEPGSLKACLEIPLVDVKELPQTRPGLQSFRNHLIMELLWLQQAIDSRKNYLKLKQRLESPDS
- the DCDC2B gene encoding doublecortin domain-containing protein 2B isoform X3 yields the protein MSSHGFALARPAKNVVVYRNGDPFFHGRKFVVNQRQFLTFEAFLNEVTKSIHAPLAVRNLYTPKHGRRVAELADLQDGCQYVAAGFEKFKRLDYLNHGRKELRGTDSSNSVQTCTTAPWKPNNTAVRQQNPTHLTVQLCRLDGTLVSSGEELVNGNYYVAVGTEEYKKLPYLELLVPQDSVCRTLWHGLQASHKLLSQGKGMTTVLKMKSTA